CAAAACCCTGTTGTAGGGTGTATCGGTGTCGATAAAGCCCTGTTTGGCAAGAAAACCATCATAATGGTAATTGAGGAATGCCGCTAAAACAAAGAGAATGACGGAGCATGCCTTGAGCGGTTTCCCTGATGGTTCGGCTAAGATAGAAGCAATAGCCAGTCCGGCAGCGGTAATATAAAGGATTGACGTGCTGCCGACCCAGGCAATGAGGACAAAACCGGCAAGAAAGGTGCCAACGATGGAGCCAATGGTGGACACCGCATAAAGGTTTCCAGCGGTCCGTCCGCCATGCTCCCGATCCTCAAGGTGCAGCCGCACGGCAAACGGCGCGACCATGCCAAGCAGCACCGATGCCGGTGAGAAGAGCGCTACCGTCGCCATTACGGCTACTGCCTGAAGATCGCCAATACCCTGCATCAAATCAAGTACCCAGGTTTTTGAAAGGGCAATGGCAGTTGTTGACCAGGCAGCCAATAAAACGATGCGTCCAAGAATCCTGGGCTGCGGATGCCGGTCAGCGATAATTCCACCCCACCAGGCTCCCAGGCTGAGACTGGCAAGAACGATGCCGATAAGGCTGGTCCAGACAATAAGTGAAGTGCCGAGAACCGGCGCAAGGATTCGCGACCCGGTAAGCTCTATAATCATCACGGCGGCGCCGCAAAGAAACACACACCAATGAAGCATACGGTTTTCCTCGATTGTTACCTGCTTTGCCATGGACTGCATGGCGATCCTGCGACCAGAATTTGATACGGGGCACATCACGAAAAAAGCAATTTGTAAACCTGACTACAGGACATCAGAATACACATGGCGATCACCAGTGGTCTGATAAGCTTCTCTCCGCCATTCAGCATGGTATGGCTGGCCAGGGAGGCGCCACAGAACTGGCCGAGCATCATCGCCAGGGCAATCAGCCAGGCAACTTGGCCGGCTGCGGCAAACACAGCCATTGATATGACATTTGTCGTAAAGTTCAGCAGTTTTGCCCTGATAGTGGCCTGCAGGAGCGTCTGGCCACGTAACATCACCCCACTGGCGGCAAAAAAAGAACCGGCTCCGGGTCCAATAGCCCCATCATAAAAACCGATAAGCGGCACTGCGGTGATACCGTAGATTTTTTCCGATTGACGGGCGGATGTAGTCACCTTCCCTACCTGCGGGCTGGCAAGAAAATAGCCGGCAACTCCAATGAGAAGAAAAGGAATCCCCCAATGCAGCCAACTGGTGTCAACCCTCTGGATAAGTAAAGTGCCGAGCATAGAGCCAATAGCCGCCGCTAATACCAGGGGCAGACAGTTGACAATATTCAATTGTCCTTTTGCGAGGAGCATCAGCGTTGCAGTCAGTGTTCCGACAAAGCCCTGGGCCTTATTGGTGGCCAGGGCCGACACCGGCGGCAGTCCCGCCAGCATCAATGCCGGCAGGGTCAGCAGCCCGCCGCCTCCGGCTAGGGTGTCCACCCAGCCGGCCAGCAGGGCGACAAGAAACATGGTGAGGATCAACCATAGCGGCCAGTCAATTGCAAGCATCTGTGTTCCTGTTAAGAATTCTTGTCAGGCTGAAAAGATCTGGCCCAGTTTAATCGCCAGATCTCTTTTCATAAACGGCTTCTGAAGAAAGTGCAGGCCTTCCGGGAGAAAGCCCTGGCGGGCAATGACATTTGCGGTGTAGCCGGACATGAACAGACATTTCAGGGTCGGGTTGGCCTGCAGGATGACTCTTGCCAGGTCGTTGCCATTCATCTCCGGCATGATAATGTCAGAGAGGAGAAGTCGCAACTTATCTTTATGCTTCTCGGCGAGCTGAATTGCCATATTGGCGGAGCTGGTGGCCACTACACGATAACCAAGGCTTTCCAGCATGCGCGCGTTGAGCTCGAGGATGACGGTTTCATCCTCGACAAGAAGTATCAACTGCCCTTGACCAAGAGGCGGTTCCGGTTCTTCCTGGCGTACTATCCCCTCGACTTCTCCTGTGTGTTGCGGCAGGTAGATGCGGAAGGTTGAACCTTGTCCTGGTTCACTGTATACCTTTATAAATCCGCCGTTTTGCTTAACAATACCGTATACCATCGCCAGGCCGAGGCCGGTGCCCTCGCCTTGCTTTTTGGTGGTAAAGAACGGTTCAAAGATATGCTTCAAAGTATCCTTGGTGATGCCGGAGCCACTGTCGCTGACCGAGAGCATGGTGTATTGACCCGGTAGAAAACCAGGGTTGTCTGCACAGTATTCGCTGTTGAGGGTGACTGTGCCGGTCTCGATGATGATCTTGCCAAGGCCGTGAATGGCATCCCGCGCATTGACACAGAGGTTGGCAAGGATCTGATCGACCTGGGATGGATCAATGAAGACCGGGGCCAGCCCGGTCTGTGGCAGCCAGGCCAGCTGAATGTCCTCGCCGATCAGCCGGCGGAGCATCTTCAGGACGCCCTCAATGGTATGGTTGAGGTTTATAATCTTCGGAGTGACCGCCTGTTTGCGGGCGAAGGCCAGAAGTTGGCGGGTGAGATCCGCCGACCGCAGGGCGGCCTTTTTAATCTCTTCCAGTTCACGGTGCATCTTCGGTTCGCTTTTTGATTGTTCTAGGGCCATCTCGGCATTGCCAAGGATGACGCTGAGCATATTGTTGAAATCATGGGCGACACCTCCCGCCAGCCGGCCGACCGATTCCATTTTCTGGGCCTGCTGCAGCTGCGATTGAATCTTTTCCTTCTCCTTCTCCGACTGTTTGAGGTCGGTGATATTCTCAAAGGCGACGCCCAGGCGTGTTCCGGGAAGGGGGAAGGCGCGGATGCGGAAGGCCTCGGTCAGCCGGTCGCCGGTGTAATACTGGTCTTCGGTTTCCATCATCTCGCCGGTTTGCAGCACCTCGATGAGACGGGTATGAATGCCATGGTCCTTGGCCTTTGGCCAGAGGGTGTCGAAGTCCAGGCCGATAAGTTGATCGATTTCCTGGCCGATGAGCCGTGCCGCCTCCGGGTTGCCGCCGACCAGCACCAGACGGTTCGGGCGGTAGTACTGGTAAATAAAAAGTCCGGCGGGAATGGCCCGCACCAGGTCGTCGGAGGTCTGTAGGGACTCGCGGAGCTGCTGGTCGATCCGTTTCGCCTCGACAAGATGAAAGACCATCCCAGCCAGATAGGCAACCGTTTCCACATCGTCTTCATCGTAATTAACCGGTTTGTTGCCCACCCCGAGGATGGCCACAATCTTGTCGTTATATGTGACCGGCACCACTAGCTCACGGATGACTGCGGCATGACCCGGCGGCAGGCCCTTTTTGCCGGGCATGGAGGCGTAGTCGTTATGCACCACCGGTTTGCGCTGCCGCAGGCAGTCGACCCACACCCCCGCCTGGGCAATGTCGTAATGCCGGCCTTTTCCTTCGATCCGGCAGAACTCGCGCAGGGTTCGCGACGACCACTGCTGGAGGGACAGGGTCTTCTGGTCGTCTTCGACAAAATGGAAAAAACCGATGGGGCTGTCGACCAGCTCACAGACCTCATCCAGGACCTTGGTGAGGAGGTCGTCGAGGGAGTGGTTGCCGGCAAAGAGGGTGATTTCCAAGCGTTTCTCGGTGAGTCGCTGCAGATGGCGGGTCTTGCTCTGGTCGCGAAAGACAAGAACTGCCCCGGAAATATTGCCGCTGGTATCGTGGAGAGGTGAAGCAGTGCTGGCGATGGCTGTTCTCTTGCCGCTCTTGCCGAGTAAAAATGCTTGTCGGTCCTGCGAACAGTCCTTGCCGTCGCGCAGCACCTGCGTGACGGGATCGTCGATCTTCAGCCCGGTCCGCTCATCGATGAGGGAGAAGACCTCCGCCAAGGGTTTGCCGACAGCCTCGACATGTAATAAACCGGTTAGCCTTTCCGCGGCCGGGTTGAGCAATTCGATCCGGCCCTCATGATCGGATACGATAATCCCATCGGCGATACCCTGCAGGATGACACTGCTTCGTTCGGCATTGCGGCGCAGCAGCTGCTCGGCGGCAAAGAGCTGCCGAAAATAATTACGTTTGGTCCGCTGTTGTATGGCTAGGCCAAGGGCAATCAGCAGGGCGGCGATACCTGAAAAGGCGAGGATCAGCAAGAGTGATTGGTTGCGCCAGGCGGCAAAGGCCTCTCTGTCGTCAATTTTGGAGATGAGGATCCATGGCGAGTTGGGAACCTCTTCGGCATAGGCGATGACCTGTTCCCCCCGATAATCCACTCCTTTGATGATCCCCAGTCTGCCGTTTACGGCAGCCGCGGCAGGTACCTGGAGCCTGGTTTTCGGAATGCGCAGCTGCATGCCACTGTCCGGCCGGTGCCGCAGTTTGTTGAGATAGAGGACGTCGTCACCATCACCCCGCACCAGGAGTGATTCGGCGGTCTTACTGGGGATTGGCCAACCGCCGACCAAGGGGAAGAGAAACTTGCTGGTATCGTTTACCAGGATGAATACCCCAAGCAGGGCTTCTCCGAGTCGGCCATCATAATACAGCGGCGTGGCTGCCGCCATAGACACTACTCCCTGATCGTCGCGGTACAGGTCGCTGAGAACCGTTTGTTTGGTGCCTATTGCCTGAGCGGTGAGGTTTTCTGCGCTGTTGTATTGTTTGAATCCCGCGACGGTTCCATGGCTCACCATGGTATTGCCCTGTGGATCAACCAGCAGTACTCCTAAAAGATGATAATGGCGGGCAATGGTACTGATGGTATCAAGCAGGAGCTGGGCGCGTTCCGGCTGAGAATCGGCCAGATACCGCTCAACCGCCTTGGAGAAGGGTTTACCCTCGGCAAGGAGATTGGTCTCATCAACGATACGGTGCCGCCACTTGGCAATTTCTTTGACCTTGAGAGAGGAGATGGCCTTTAATTGGTCTTCGACGAGGATGTGCTGTTGCTGCTGTTGGGCATTGAACAGCCAAATCCCAACTCCCAGGTCGAGGGCCAACAACACCAATAAAAGGATCAGTAAGCTGGTGGAAGAGGTCTTTTTGATCTGCGGTTGCACAATAATTGACATAGTCTGGTTACTGCCATTCCCCCGCCGGAAGGAGAGGGCTTCCGGCGGGGCGGTTGGTACTGCAATTAGACCTTGAACCGTTTCATCAGTTCCTGCAGCTTGCCGGCAAGATCGGAGAGGGCCTGGGCGCTGGCCTGGACCTGACCGCTGCCGGCGCCAACCTGGGTGGCCTCTTGGTTGATCTCGGAAATATTCTTGGTGATTTCGCCAACGACTATTGAGCTTTGGGCAACATTCTCGTTGACCTCAAGAATGCCCTGGGCGGCCTGGGAGATGTTGCCGGCGATCTCGTTGGTGGCGGCCGATTGTTCCACTACCGCCGTGGCGATGCCGCCGATGACGTTGTTGATCTCGGCAATGACCGCGGAAATATTTTCAATATCGCCGATCGTCGAACTGGTGGTGGTCTGCATCTCGTCGATCTGGCTCTTGATATCGACCGTCGCTGCCGCCGTCTGCCGTGCCAGTTCCTTGATCTCGTTGGCGACTACGGCAAAACCCTTGCCCGCTTCGCCGGCCCTGGCAGCCTCGATGGTGGCGTTGAGGGCGAGGAGATTGGTTTGTTCGGAGATCTCGGTGATGGTTTCGGTGACCTTGCCGACTTTGCGCGCCGACTCACCCAGGGCGGTGATTTTTTCCGAGGTGGCATGGCTCTGGGCCACCGCTTTTTCCGATACCTCGCGGGCCTTTTCAGCGCTTTGGCTGATCTCGTTGACGGTGGCGGTCATTTCTTCGGTGGCGGTGGCCACCAGGCCGACGTTACTGGATGACTGCTCCATGGCGGCGGAGACCGAATGGAAGTTCGAGCTCATCTCTTCGGCGGCGGTGGCGACGGTGCCGGATTTGCTGGCAGTGCCCTGGGCAGAGGAGGAGAGCTGCCGGGATACCGCGGCAAGGTCGGTTGACGAGGAGGAAAGGGTGTTGACGCCAGCGGCGATCTCGCCGATCATCGATCGCAATTGCCGTAGGGTGCCATTCATCGCGTTGGCCATGACGCCTATCTCGTCCTTTTGATCGATCTCAAGTTTTGCCGTCAGATCGCCTTTTGCCATGGTCTCGGCCAATTTCACCGTCTGGGCCACCGGTCCGGTGATCGAGCGAATGATCAGGAAGGCGGCAAGGATACCTATCGCTATGGCCATGGCTGCCAGAATGACAATGAGCATCTCCGCCCGAGTGGCGCTTGCTTCAGCACTCTTGGCGAGATCTCCGGACAATTTATTCTGCAGCGATATGACATCGTCGCTGGCTGCGAAGTATTTTGACTGGGCCTCCCGTATCTTTGTCAGCAACATGCCCTTGGCCTTGTCCAGCTCACCGGCCTTGATATGTCCAATATATTGATCAGTGGCTTCAATATAGGCGGCTCGGGCGTCGAAGAGGCTTTTGGCCTTGGCCAGCGTCTCTGGGTCTTTGCTGGTTTTTTGCAGGGTTTCGATGTTCTTGCCGATGATGGCGCGGGACTTTTCTACCCGCGCCAGTTCAGCCTGCTGGGTTTCCTTGCTGGTATCAATGATGATATTGCGCAGGGCACGGGCAATAACATTGATGTTGTCGTTGATCTCGTTGGCTAGTTCAACCTTTGGCATGCGGTCATCGGCCAGGGTGGATAGATCGTCATTGAGCCGCTCGATAACTGTAAACGACACCCCGCCATTGACCAGCAGGAAGAGAAGGATTAAGGAAAACGCTAGGGTCAGCCGGGTTCCTATTTTCATGTTTTTCAGCATTGGTCGTCTCCTAGAAAGATAGTGGTTACAGAGAATATTTTTTTGGCCGCAAGGCCCTATAGTGTATTACCCAGCTGTATTGCCTTTCGAAGTTGCAATAAGTATTCCAGGAAGGGTGGAACTTCGGTAAACACCTGCTGTTGCAAAGCATATCACAAAAACCAGGAAAGCAACAAAGCAGGAAGAAAATAAAATTGGCGGTTATCCTTGAGCGTCATTGGTAGAGGGAGGTAAATTTACCACCGGCCATGGACAATTTTGTCGCCGGGAGCTTTTTGGTGATAAGTGTTTGGGTAAGGATAGATTTGCATTTCAATACGATAGCGTGGTAAAGCGGGGTCCGGTGGGCCGGGGAGGTGAATTTGCCACCCGGAAGAGCGATGGCATAAGGCAAGGGTTTTCACCCCTATTTTCTTTGCCGCGAATCGATGGGCGAAGAGTGGCTCAGAAAACTTCTGAGAGGTGGAGGGATTGACTGATCGCCGCCGCCAGTTCGGCCTCGCTGACGGGTTTGACAAAAAAGAAATTAACCTTGGCGGTGCGCAGCGCCTGTTCAACAGCACCAAGGCCCTGCTCTGTTACAACAATGACCGGTGGATGATCAATGCCGGAGGTTGCCGCAAATTTTTCCAGTTGTTCCAGGATGGCAACGCACGAGCGGTTCTCACCGAACAGCTCGAAGATGATCAAATCGAACATCTCCGTCAGCAGGAATTCGGCATCGAACTCCTCAAGAATAAGGTGGACCGGGTTGATGCGCAGGCTGTGCAGAACCTGCTCGACGGTCAGTTTGGCGCTGCTGTCATCGTAACTGAGCAAGACATTCGGCATACTTTTCCTGGACGGAACTGTTTCCCCCGTTTACCGGGAGACGGGTGGCTGGGATAATACGCCACATGGGTCGAGTATGCTGAAGCAACTCCTGTACCAGAGATACAAGGAATATCGAATTTGTAGATATGTATTCGATATTAGTGATATTTCAAGGCGTTCGCGGCCGGTGGCAGGAGAGCGCAGGTGCCCCGGCAGGGGGGGAAGGGAGGGGAGAGGAGGCAGGTTTACCTCCTCATTGGTATTTCGTAGGGTGCTCTCCGCTCAGGGCTGTGTCCGAAGGTTGACTGGAGAAATCCTTCATGGCCAGACCGAGTTCCTTGATCTTGGCGTAGAAATTCTTCTTATGCATGCCGGAGAGTTTCAGGGCCTGCTGCAGGCTGCCCTGGGACAGGCAGAGGGTTTTTAACAGGTAATCCCGGTCAAATTCTTCCAGGGCCTGTTCCTTGGCCTCTTTGTAGCTGATCACCGAATCTTGACCGCTGTCGCCCACCACCCGGCGGACATCGGCCAGGGAGATTTTCCGGCTGGTGGCCATCTGGGAGATTTTATAGAGGGTCTGTTTCAACTGGCGGACGTTGCCCGGCCAGTCCTTGTCGATGAGCTGCGAGGCGGCGTCGGCGGAGATCTCGTAGGTGATGTTTTTTGCCGTGCCGAAGAGATCGAGAAAGTGCCAGATGAGCGGCAGGATATCGCCTTTTCGCTCGTCGAGCGGGGTGGTCTTGATAATTGAGGCCGACAGCCGGAAGTACAGGTCCTCGCGGAATTTCCCGGCCCGGCACATCTCTTCGAGATCACGGTTGGTGGCGGCGACGACCCGCACATCGACCTTGTGGATCTTCGCCTCACCGACCCGCGAATATTCGCCGTCGTCGAGAAAACGCAGCAGTTTGGCCTGCACCTCCAGAGGCAGTTCGCCCACCTCGTCGAAAAACAGGGTGCCGCCATCGGCCGTGCCGATGTAGCCCTTGGTGCTCTTTACCGCCCCGGTAAAGGCGCCGCTGACATGGCCGAACAGCTCGGTCTCGGCCAGCGTTCCGAGAACGGCGCAGTTGACCGGCATGAAGACATTGCCGCTGCGGCTGCTGTTGCGGTGGATGTCTCGGGCGATGATCTCCTTGCCGGTCCCCGATTTGCCGAGGATGAGCACCGGGATGTCGAGATTGGCCAGCGAGGCGATTTCATCCCGGATGTCCCGCGTCGACATGGATACGCCAATATAGCCGCTGCCCTTTCGCTCCGGGGAATTGGAGGTGACAAAGGCATTGCGCAGCCTCTTGAAATGCAGGGCGGCGTAGACGGTGTACACAAGCTGCGATTCATTGAAGGGCTTGAAAAGAAAGTGGGTCAGGCCCATCTTCAGGCAGGGATCAAGGTTTTGTTCATCCGGCACGCCGGTGATGATGACCACCTCGGTGCTGATCGAGGCCTCAAGGAGTTTTTTGGCGAAGTCAATGCCGTTCATCTCCGGCATATTGATGTCGACCATCGCCAGGTCGTAGGCCTTGCCCTTAATGTTTTTAATGGCCTCCAGCGGATTGGTATGGGCCTCCACCACGTAGCCGCTGGCGGTGAGGGTGGTGGCGATGAAATCAACAATACTCGGTTCGTCGTCGACGATCAGCACCTGGGCGTTTTTTACCGCTCGTGCCTTATACCCCATGGGCATATGTTTCGTATGGGCAGGCAAGCTGCTCAACTCAGCTTTATAGATGGACATCGCGTACCGCTTTTTCCAGTTGGTCGAGGGTGAATGGTTTCTGGAGAAAAGCTGCGTTCCCGGTAGTTCCCCCCGGGCTTGTCTCGCGCTCTTGTCCGGACATAAAAATAATCCGTGCCCCAGGTTTGATAGCCAGCAGCTTCCGCTGGCATTCGTAGCCGTTGCCGTCACGAAGGCCGACATCCATCAGCACGGTGGTGATTATATCATGCAGGTGTTGGTATTCTTCCTGCGCTTCGGCGCAGGTATTGACACAAAACACCATATGCCCGCGTCGCTGCAGGCGGTTGAGGAGCAGGGTGCGCATCGCCTCGTCGTCTTCCACCACTAAAAAGCATTGCTTGGCCAGTCCGGTGTTCCCCGGCATGTGCCCGGCATCGGAAAGGATTTCGGGGTATTGCGCCTTTTTTCCCTCGCCCGTCACAGGAAAGTTGGCACTGGCCAGGGTGGTGTGGTCCGCGTCGCGGCTTATGCGGAGCCTTCCCCGGTGTCGCTCGGCCAGGATGCGCGCCGCATAAAGGCCGAGGCCGGGCAGGGCGCTGCCGGCAGGACCAGGCAGGATCGATCTTCCCGGAGAGGCGGCGACGTTATCCGGGCAGCCCGGCCCGTGGTCTCTGAAAGTGAAGGCCAGGGTCGCGGGAGTGGTGTCCTTTGCCAATCCGATGCTCAATGAAATTTCGCCGCCCTCCGGGGTGGCGTCAACGCAGTTTTCTCCCAGATAAAAAAGCAGCAGGATGATGTCCCGGCCATTGCCGATGATCTTTTCCTGGTCGATGGCCGACTCAACGACGAAGCGATGGACGCGGGAGATGCAGTTCAGCAGTTCAACGGCCTTGCTTGCGAGAAGGAGGGGCGATTGGCTGCCGCAGGCGGTTTCCCCGTCGCGGGTGAATCCATAAAGATTTGCGGTCTGGCTGATGCCGCGTTGCAGCAATTCGTCGATCAATTCACCCCGCTTGCCTGCGAGATCGCCGAGGAGGGCGTTCGCCTGCTGGAGCATGGCGGTTTGCCCGCCGAGACCGGTAAAGATGTTGTTATAGCTGTGAGCTACCCCACGCGCCACCCGCCGTACCGCGGTAAGGTACTTGTGCTGCAGCAGCAGGTTTTCGAGGTTAGTCTCGGACAGATCTAAGCCGATTGTCGCCATCAGTAGTTCTATGTACTTGAAACAGTATCGTAATTTAGGAAAGAAGAAGCTTGCCTGCGCTTCTCGTCCACTTCAATAGACGAAGTGTATCACAGGCCTTGGGGCGATTCAAATACCTGACCGGAGATTTTCTTTCTCCGGTATTATACCTGTGGCCGGGCCTCGAAACATCGATGGCCGGGGTGAGGCGGCAGAACGGCGGGGGGCTTAGGAAAGGAGCTTTTCTACCAGAGAGAGAAGTTCCACCGGTCGAAAGGGTTTTTCGAGAATTGCGTCGGCACCCAGTTTCTCGGCAAGCGACAGGTAGGTGCGCGGCTCCATCATGCCGCCGCCCGACATGGCGATAATTTTCGGCCGGGGCGTCTCCTGCACCAGTTCCATGATGACTTCGAGCCCTTCCTTGTCCGGCATGATGATGTCGGTGATAACCAGGTCGGGTTTGCTGGCGCGATAAGAATTTACCCCCTGAACACCATCAATGGCCGAGAGTACTTTGTAGCCGGAGCGTGAAAGGAGATCGCTCATCATGCGCAGCATGTTCTCATTGTCCTCAATGACCAGGATCGTCTTCATTGCCGTGGCCCTTTGTTAGTCCCGCCTTTCGGCGTGGATGGCGGTGTTATGATTTTCGAACTGCAAGAGAAGTTCCTGTAATTCATAATCGTTGATGAGATTTTTCTCAAGCAGAATGGTGCCAAATTTCTTCTGCAGGCGTTGTTGCTGGTAGATAAGCATGCGCAGCTGCTGTTCGCTGAGCATTCCGAGCATCCGGGCGGTCTCGCCAAAGGGTCTGCGGTGCTGCCGGTTATGGAGGATGGTGGCGATGTCATCCTGGTCAAAGATGCCGAAACGCCGTCCCAGTTCGCCGATACGTGGCCGTTCGATCCGCTGCCAGGCAAGGACCCTGGCAATGGTCCGCCAGTTGGCAAGGCCTGAATAGTACAAGAAATGGCCGAAGAGCAGCTGGCGGCGGGGCAGGGCGCCCTGATAGTATCTTTCGGTACTGGAAAATTCTGAGGTTCGCTGGATGTCGCCAGTGAGGATGATCGGTTTGACTGTTTGCCCCGCTACCGGCCGGGACCGTTGCCGGCTGTAGTCGAAAGGATACCGGCCAGAAGTGGTCTTGTCTGCCGAGGGGGCTACACTTGCCCGAAACGCCGGGGGAGGTGGGAGGGATTCTTTCTCTCGCAAATAGACCAGCAGATTCTCATAGGCCTTGCGCACCGTGGAAAAGGGCTCGGTGTTGCCCTGGCGTTCCGGCAGGTCCCTGCCCATCTGCGTGTCCGGATGGGTTTCCATCGCCCGCTTGCGAAAGGCGCTTTTGACCCCGCTGATCTGCAGATAGTGAAGAAACTCGCCTGAGATCCGCAGATCGTCGCCAAAGAGTATCTCGCACGACCGGAAAAGTTCTCTTTGGCTGTTGCTTACATTCATCTCTTCAGGTTCCGGTCGCTGATTATCATGTCGGCGTTCACAAACACAGGCGCAGCACCTCTTGGGCAATAAGGTTCAGCGGCAGTATCTTGTGAACTCCCCCATGTTTTATCGCCTCCGCCGGCATACCGAACACCACGCAGGAGGCCTCGTCCTGGGCGATATTGATCGCCCCGCCATCGGCCATCTCTTTCATGCTCCGCGCCCCGTCATCGCCCATGCCGGTCATGATGACCCCGACAAGGTTTTTACCGGCATAGCGTGCCGCCGAGCGAAAAAGCACATCAACCGAAGGCCGGTGCCGCGACACCAGGGGGCCGTCCTTAATCTCCACGTAGTAGCGGGCCCCGCTGCGTTTTAACAGGGTGTGATGATTACCGGGGGCGATCAGCACCCGGCCCCGCACCACCGTATCGTTGTCGGCGGCCTCCTTGACGGTTACCCGGCACAGGGAGTCGAGCCGTTTGGCAAAGGCGGCGGTAAAATTCTCCGGCATATGCTGGACGATGACCATGCCCGGCGCATCCTCGGGGAGCATCTCCAAAAAGACCCGGAGCGCCTCCGTGCCGCCGGTCGAGGCGCCGATGACCACCACCTTCTCGGTGGTCTGGATCATTGCCTTCGAATTTGGCTTGTCCATGATAACATCGGCGGAGTATTTGGGCGAGATTTCTTTCAGGCTGGAGGGCTCGGGCGGTGGGCGTTTCCGGCCCGAGCGCGATTCGGCGGCGGCCTTGATGGTGTCACAGATCGTTACCCGCGATTCTTCGAGGAACTGCTTGGTGCCCATGCGCGGTTTGGTGATGATATCCACTGCCCCGTACTCCAGGGCCTTGAGGGCCGATTCACCGCCGTTCTCGGCAAGACTTGAGCACATCACCACCGGCATCGGATGCTGGCTCATGATTTTTTGCAGGAAGGTCAGGCCGTCCATGCGCGGCATCTCGATATCCAGGGTAATGACATCGGGAACCACGGTTTTCAAGCGCTCGGCCGCGAGATACGGATCGGCGGCGGTGGCGACGACCTCTATCTCCGGGTCGGCATTGAGCATTTCGCAGAGGGTTTGCCGCACCAGCGCTGAGTCGTCAACGATCATCACCTTGATTTTTCGCATCTATTCTCCTATGCACATGGTGTTGCTGGCCAGTCTCAGCCTTCGCAGGTAGACGTCGCCGGTCATCATCGAAAACAGCAGCTTGCGTCCCCGGCTGCCGCCGATGTCGGAGGTGGCGATGGCCATGCCGAACTGTGCCAGGGCAATTTTTGCCTGGAGGATATTTTGGTCGCCAATGCTCTTGCGAGTATCGCCATATTCGCTGCCGGCGAGCACCTTCGCCCCGCCGAAGAGCTTGACGATGAGGTCGGATTTCCCGGTATATTCAAACATTTTTTTGCAAATGAAGGCAATGGCCGTGTCGACATAATGGACGTTGGTATGGTCTGCCGCTATTGGATTGCGCGGGTACATAGCGTGGCAGATGGCCCCGATCTTCTTGCTGGGGGAAAACAGGGTGACGGCGATGCATGATCCGAGGATGGTACTGACCAGGATGGGATTTTGGGAGATGATAACCTCCCCCGGCTTGAGGTAGACACTATTGCAATGGTTGGCGGCAATCCGTCTCATTTCTTCTGATATACCGTAGATCCCACTACTTGAAAATCGACATTGATGCCGTTCAGCGTCTCGGAATGGCCGAGAAAGAGGTAGCCCCCCGGCCGCAGTTGATTGTGGAACTTCTGCATCAAGGTCTGTTGGGTCGATTTATCGAAGTATATTACTACATTCCGGCAGAAGATAATATCCATTTTCTCCCCCAGGCCGAAATCGGCATCCATGAAATTGATCCTTTTAAAGGCGATCTTGGCACGGAGTTCCGGGCAGATACGGATCAGGCCGCGCTGCCTGTCGCGGCTGCGCA
This DNA window, taken from Desulforhopalus sp., encodes the following:
- a CDS encoding methyl-accepting chemotaxis protein, with the protein product MLKNMKIGTRLTLAFSLILLFLLVNGGVSFTVIERLNDDLSTLADDRMPKVELANEINDNINVIARALRNIIIDTSKETQQAELARVEKSRAIIGKNIETLQKTSKDPETLAKAKSLFDARAAYIEATDQYIGHIKAGELDKAKGMLLTKIREAQSKYFAASDDVISLQNKLSGDLAKSAEASATRAEMLIVILAAMAIAIGILAAFLIIRSITGPVAQTVKLAETMAKGDLTAKLEIDQKDEIGVMANAMNGTLRQLRSMIGEIAAGVNTLSSSSTDLAAVSRQLSSSAQGTASKSGTVATAAEEMSSNFHSVSAAMEQSSSNVGLVATATEEMTATVNEISQSAEKAREVSEKAVAQSHATSEKITALGESARKVGKVTETITEISEQTNLLALNATIEAARAGEAGKGFAVVANEIKELARQTAAATVDIKSQIDEMQTTTSSTIGDIENISAVIAEINNVIGGIATAVVEQSAATNEIAGNISQAAQGILEVNENVAQSSIVVGEITKNISEINQEATQVGAGSGQVQASAQALSDLAGKLQELMKRFKV
- a CDS encoding GAF domain-containing protein, yielding MSIIVQPQIKKTSSTSLLILLLVLLALDLGVGIWLFNAQQQQQHILVEDQLKAISSLKVKEIAKWRHRIVDETNLLAEGKPFSKAVERYLADSQPERAQLLLDTISTIARHYHLLGVLLVDPQGNTMVSHGTVAGFKQYNSAENLTAQAIGTKQTVLSDLYRDDQGVVSMAAATPLYYDGRLGEALLGVFILVNDTSKFLFPLVGGWPIPSKTAESLLVRGDGDDVLYLNKLRHRPDSGMQLRIPKTRLQVPAAAAVNGRLGIIKGVDYRGEQVIAYAEEVPNSPWILISKIDDREAFAAWRNQSLLLILAFSGIAALLIALGLAIQQRTKRNYFRQLFAAEQLLRRNAERSSVILQGIADGIIVSDHEGRIELLNPAAERLTGLLHVEAVGKPLAEVFSLIDERTGLKIDDPVTQVLRDGKDCSQDRQAFLLGKSGKRTAIASTASPLHDTSGNISGAVLVFRDQSKTRHLQRLTEKRLEITLFAGNHSLDDLLTKVLDEVCELVDSPIGFFHFVEDDQKTLSLQQWSSRTLREFCRIEGKGRHYDIAQAGVWVDCLRQRKPVVHNDYASMPGKKGLPPGHAAVIRELVVPVTYNDKIVAILGVGNKPVNYDEDDVETVAYLAGMVFHLVEAKRIDQQLRESLQTSDDLVRAIPAGLFIYQYYRPNRLVLVGGNPEAARLIGQEIDQLIGLDFDTLWPKAKDHGIHTRLIEVLQTGEMMETEDQYYTGDRLTEAFRIRAFPLPGTRLGVAFENITDLKQSEKEKEKIQSQLQQAQKMESVGRLAGGVAHDFNNMLSVILGNAEMALEQSKSEPKMHRELEEIKKAALRSADLTRQLLAFARKQAVTPKIINLNHTIEGVLKMLRRLIGEDIQLAWLPQTGLAPVFIDPSQVDQILANLCVNARDAIHGLGKIIIETGTVTLNSEYCADNPGFLPGQYTMLSVSDSGSGITKDTLKHIFEPFFTTKKQGEGTGLGLAMVYGIVKQNGGFIKVYSEPGQGSTFRIYLPQHTGEVEGIVRQEEPEPPLGQGQLILLVEDETVILELNARMLESLGYRVVATSSANMAIQLAEKHKDKLRLLLSDIIMPEMNGNDLARVILQANPTLKCLFMSGYTANVIARQGFLPEGLHFLQKPFMKRDLAIKLGQIFSA
- a CDS encoding TSUP family transporter; this translates as MLAIDWPLWLILTMFLVALLAGWVDTLAGGGGLLTLPALMLAGLPPVSALATNKAQGFVGTLTATLMLLAKGQLNIVNCLPLVLAAAIGSMLGTLLIQRVDTSWLHWGIPFLLIGVAGYFLASPQVGKVTTSARQSEKIYGITAVPLIGFYDGAIGPGAGSFFAASGVMLRGQTLLQATIRAKLLNFTTNVISMAVFAAAGQVAWLIALAMMLGQFCGASLASHTMLNGGEKLIRPLVIAMCILMSCSQVYKLLFS